The DNA segment TTTCTTTATGTCTATAAGTTGGGAATAAAAATATAAATGGGTTTGAATTAACAAAAATTATCATTCGACATTTTTCGTGTATTTAATATCATTGTAACCAAAGAAAGACTCAGATAGAATAGAACTACTACTTTATTGGTACGAACGAAAGGGCGAATTTAAGTGAATAATCAAAAGAAATCATTTTATATTACGACTCCCATATATTACCCAAGTGGGAAATTTCACATTGGAACGGCTTATACAACCGTAGCTTCAGACGTGATGGCTCGTTACAAGCGTTTACGTGGATATAATGTTCATTTTTTAACAGGAATGGATGAGCACGGTCAAAAAATACAAGAAAAAGCCCAAGAAGCGGGAAAAGATCCGCAAACCTATGTCAATGAAATTGCAGAAGACGCTAAAAAAGTTTGGGAATTGATGGACATTTCATATGACGATTTTATTTGTACTACTGAAAAACGTCATAAAGATGCTGTCGAAAAAATTTTCCAACTATTTTTAGATAACGGCGATATTTACAAAGGCGAATATGAGGGCTGGTACTGTACGCCATGTGAATCATTTTATACGGACAACCAATTAGATAATGGTAATTGTCCAGATTGTGGGCGCCCAGTACATAAAGTCAAAGAAGAGTCGTATTTCTTCAATATGAAAAAGTATGCAGATCGCTTACTGAAATATTATGAAGATAATGTAGAATTCATTGAGCCTGAATCTAGAAAAAATGAAATGATTAACAACTTTATTAAACCAGGATTAGAAGATTTGTCTGTGTCTCGAACTTCATTTGATTGGGGAATTCGTGTACCTGGTGATGCAAAACATGTCATTTACGTATGGGTTGACGCTTTATCCAATTACATTACAGCACTTGGATATAAATCAGAAGATGAATCATTATTTAATAAGTATTGGCCTGCAGATGTACATGTTGTCGGGAAAGACATCGTCAGGTTCCATACGATATACTGGCCAATCTTCTTAATGGCATTAAAATTACCGCTACCTAAAAAAGTCTTTGCACACGGATTTATTATGATGAAAGACGGTAAAATGTCTAAATCTAAAGGGAATGTTGTCACACCGGAACTATTAGTTAATCGCTACGGTTTAGATGCTACTCGCTATTTCTTATTGCGTGAGTTGCCCTTTGGTGCAGATGGCGTATTTTCACCGGAAGCCTTTGTGGAACGCACAAACTTTGACTTAGCAAATGACTTAGGGAACTTATTGAATCGGACTGTTTCGATGATCAATAAGTATTTTGATGGAATTATTCCAACACAACATAACGAGGCAACAGAATTTGATGCCACATTACACGCACATGCGAAAGATGTAAAAGAAAAGTATGAAACAAATATGGAAAAAATGCAGTTTAGCATCGTATTGAGCGACTTATGGTCACTCGTTTCACGCACCAATAAATACATTGATGAAACACAACCATGGGTCTTAGCTAAAGAAGATTCAGACAAACCAAAACTCGGATCGGTTATGTGGAACTTGTCAGAAAGCCTTCGTCAAATTGCTGTGTATCTACAACCGTTTATGACAAATGCTCCCAAGCAGATTGCGAAGCAGCTTGGCTTATCTACGGATTCATTGACGTGGGATTCATTAGAACAGTGGTCAAGTATTCCGATTGGAACAAAAGTGATTGAAAAAGGCGTACCAATTTTCCCGAGATTGGAAGTTGAAACTGAAATATCATATATTCAAGAACAAATGCGTGGACCTGTAAGAACAGAAGACCTTGAAACAGTAAAAGAAGAGACACCAGAAATTCCAGAAATAACAATAGATGATTTCTTAAATATAGATTTGCGTGTAGCCACCGTGATTGCCTGTGAAAAAATGCCTAAAGCGGATAAATTATTGAAACTACAAGTAGATCTAGGATATGAGCAACGTCAAGTTATATCAGGGATTGCTAAAAACTATAGTCCAGAAGAATTAGTCGGTCAAAAAGTAATTGTTGTAGCTAACTTAAAACCTGTGAAACTTCGTGGGGAGATGTCTCAAGGGATGATTCTTGCAGGAGAGCAAGATGGATATTTAACACTTGCAACCGTTGATAAGAAACTTGAGAACGGTGCGAAAGTAAAATAAAGGATTATCCCTAGAGTCTGTTCAGCAATTGCTGAGCAGGCTCTTTACTTGTTTCAGGGAACCGCAACATGCTATTCTTTTCAAGTCTAAGACAAAAGTATTGATTTAAGGGGAATGTTTTTCCGGAAAAATTCAATAGTAAGGGCAATATAGTCCGGTTGACTTGAAAAAAACATTACTTTGTAATCAATTTGAAATGTAAGTGAGATGTAAGTAATAGTAAAAAGAATTAAAATAAAGATTATGTGAGGCGAATATTCATGTTTATAGATACACATGTCCATTTAAATGCAGATCAATATGATGAAGACCTACAAGAAGTAATTAATCGAGCGCTTGAAGCAAAAGTAAATCACATGGTGGTTATCGGATTTGATCGTAAAACGATTAACCGAGCGATTTACTTGGCTGAAAAATATGATTTTATATATGCAGTAGTAGGATGGCATCCAGTTGATGCTATTGATTGTACAAATGAAGATTTACAGTGGATTGAAGAGCTAGCTGCACACCCAAAAGTTGTGGCAATCGGTGAAACTGGACTGGATTATCATTGGGAT comes from the Paenisporosarcina antarctica genome and includes:
- the metG gene encoding methionine--tRNA ligase; this encodes MNNQKKSFYITTPIYYPSGKFHIGTAYTTVASDVMARYKRLRGYNVHFLTGMDEHGQKIQEKAQEAGKDPQTYVNEIAEDAKKVWELMDISYDDFICTTEKRHKDAVEKIFQLFLDNGDIYKGEYEGWYCTPCESFYTDNQLDNGNCPDCGRPVHKVKEESYFFNMKKYADRLLKYYEDNVEFIEPESRKNEMINNFIKPGLEDLSVSRTSFDWGIRVPGDAKHVIYVWVDALSNYITALGYKSEDESLFNKYWPADVHVVGKDIVRFHTIYWPIFLMALKLPLPKKVFAHGFIMMKDGKMSKSKGNVVTPELLVNRYGLDATRYFLLRELPFGADGVFSPEAFVERTNFDLANDLGNLLNRTVSMINKYFDGIIPTQHNEATEFDATLHAHAKDVKEKYETNMEKMQFSIVLSDLWSLVSRTNKYIDETQPWVLAKEDSDKPKLGSVMWNLSESLRQIAVYLQPFMTNAPKQIAKQLGLSTDSLTWDSLEQWSSIPIGTKVIEKGVPIFPRLEVETEISYIQEQMRGPVRTEDLETVKEETPEIPEITIDDFLNIDLRVATVIACEKMPKADKLLKLQVDLGYEQRQVISGIAKNYSPEELVGQKVIVVANLKPVKLRGEMSQGMILAGEQDGYLTLATVDKKLENGAKVK